A region of Sugiyamaella lignohabitans strain CBS 10342 chromosome A, complete sequence DNA encodes the following proteins:
- the CHS2 gene encoding chitin synthase CHS2 (Chitin synthase II; catalyzes transfer of N-acetylglucosamine (GlcNAc) to chitin upon activation of zymogenic form; required for chitin synthesis in the primary septum during cytokinesis; localization regulated by Cdk1p during mitosis; phosphorylation by Dbf2p kinase regulates its dynamics and chitin synthesis during cytokinesis; GO_component: GO:0005935 - cellular bud neck [Evidence IDA] [PMID 8909536]; GO_component: GO:0016021 - integral component of membrane [Evidence IEA]; GO_component: GO:0016021 - integral component of membrane [Evidence ISM] [PMID 12192589]; GO_component: GO:0016020 - membrane [Evidence IEA,IEA]; GO_function: GO:0004100 - chitin synthase activity [Evidence IEA,IEA]; GO_function: GO:0004100 - chitin synthase activity [Evidence IDA] [PMID 9990311]; GO_function: GO:0016740 - transferase activity [Evidence IEA]; GO_function: GO:0016757 - transferase activity, transferring glycosyl groups [Evidence IEA]; GO_function: GO:0016758 - transferase activity, transferring hexosyl groups [Evidence IEA]; GO_process: GO:0000916 - actomyosin contractile ring contraction [Evidence IMP] [PMID 11839781]; GO_process: GO:0000916 - actomyosin contractile ring contraction [Evidence IDA] [PMID 15772160]; GO_process: GO:0006031 - chitin biosynthetic process [Evidence IEA]; GO_process: GO:0006031 - chitin biosynthetic process [Evidence IMP] [PMID 22573892]) yields MSNHGSSRRDSTSVHGTPRGSPTRFSQFGAGRAEWTRLESPLKDQSPSIASSGSPLPRAPSPGTANYPASSIPLPPQPNFHAPYGTGRFARPTAVGGAGADLAGSHHHHEYGRQNSIASNTESVITIDDSDSDEEIDREHGGRAIAGIDYSDSEDGFVEEVEAAFDDVRSTTSSQVTLSTEHYELPDKAHPRRHKSMSRKEVKLVRGNLILDCPVPTKLYSFLPRRDNDEFVYMRYTACTSDPDDFSESGFTLRPAIYEREIQLCICVTMYNEDEESFTRTLHAVMKNIAHLCSRHKSRVWGKDGWKKIVVSIVSDGRTKVNPRVLDVLAAMGVYQEGIAKNFVNGKEVKAHIFEYTTQVSLDDDLKFQGAEKGIVPVQMLFCLKEKNQKKINSHRWLFNAFCPLLNPNVTVLLDVGTRPGRDTIYHLWKAFDSDSNVAGACGEIKAMTGKGGLNLFNPLVAAQNFEYKMSNILDKPLESAFGYISVLPGALSAYRYRALRNHEDGTGPLASYFKGETLHGNDTDVFTSNMYLAEDRILCWELVAKRDEKWVLKYVRAATGETDVPDAIPEFISQRRRWLNGALFAAIYSLTHFRQVWKTDHSFTRKFFLHVEFLYQFIQLIFTFFSLANYYLAFYFVAGSLAGSQPVVIPNNGAEYIFLIFKYILISVIAALFVLSLGNRPQGAHGLFMTCMILLSIVSAFATGCGLYFVIETLRNSGDGVTVGNNVFTTIIVSLASTYGLYALMSFLYFDPWHVFTSSLQYFFLLPSYVCTLQIYAFCNTHDVTWGTKGDNEQKMDLGSAVVKTEAGKDVVEIEMPSEQLDIDSGYEEALHNLRERTRIPEAPANQLTVQQDYYREVRTRVVLVWMISNALLAMIMTQVFGLDSTNNNVYLKIILWSVAGLALFRAIGSSAYLVQSGVKYLSETKNRTMNRRRKPIITGQK; encoded by the coding sequence ATGTCGAACCACGGAAGTAGTCGACGGGATAGCACGTCTGTGCACGGCACTCCAAGAGGTTCACCTACTAGATTTAGTCAGTTTGGCGCTGGAAGAGCCGAGTGGACTCGTTTAGAATCCCCTTTGAAAGATCAGAGTCCTTCAATTGCCAGCAGTGGATCTCCTTTACCAAGAGCTCCATCTCCAGGCACCGCAAATTATCCTGCTTCGTCAATTCCATTACCCCCTCAGCCAAATTTCCATGCCCCTTATGGAACAGGCCGTTTTGCTAGGCCCACAGCTGTaggaggagctggagctgatCTTGCAGGAAGCCACCATCACCATGAATATGGTCGTCAAAACAGCATTGCATCCAACACTGAGTCCGTTATTACTATTGACGACAGTGATAGTGACGAAGAAATCGATAGAGAACATGGGGGAAGAGCTATAGCCGGAATTGATTATAGTGATTCAGAGGACGGGTTTGTTGAAGAGGTTGAGGCTGCTTTTGACGATGTCAGATCTACAACGTCGAGTCAGGTTACTCTGAGTACCGAGCATTACGAATTGCCAGACAAGGCCCACCCCAGAAGACACAAATCCATGTCTAGAAAGGAGGTCAAGCTTGTTAGAGGtaatttgattttggattGTCCTGTTCCCACCAAGTTGTATAGTTTCCTTCCTAGACGTGACAATGATGAGTTTGTCTACATGAGATACACAGCCTGTACTTCGGATCCTGATGACTTTTCCGAGTCTGGATTTACCCTTCGTCCTGCTATTTACGAGCGTGAAATCCAGCTGTGTATCTGTGTTACCATGTATaacgaagacgaggaaTCGTTCACAAGAACTTTGCATGCAGTGATGAAAAACATTGCACACCTCTGCTCTAGACACAAAAGTAGAGTATGGGGTAAAGACGGTTGGAAAAAAATTGTCGTCTCCATTGTATCAGACGGTCGTACAAAGGTCAACCCAAGAGTTTTGGACGTATTAGCTGCTATGGGTGTGTATCAAGAAGGTATTGCCAAGAACTTTGTCAACGGTAAAGAAGTCAAGGCACACATTTTCGAGTATACCACCCAAGTATCTCTGGACGACGACCTTAAATTTCAGGGTGCTGAAAAGGGTATTGTTCCCGTTCAAATGCTCTTCTGTCTGAAGGaaaagaaccagaagaagatcaacTCTCACAGATGGTTGTTCAATGCTTTCTGTCCTCTTTTGAACCCTAATGTCACCGTTCTGCTCGATGTGGGTACCAGACCCGGTAGGGACACTATTTACCACCTCTGGAAGGCTTTTGATAGTGATTCGAATGTGGCCGGTGCCTGCGGTGAGATCAAGGCCATGACTGGAAAGGGCGGTCTCAACCTGTTTAACCCACTGGTCGCTGCCCAGAATTTCGAATACAAGATGTCCAATATTCTCGATAAGCCTTTGGAGAGTGCTTTTGGATATATCTCAGTATTACCCGGAGCTTTATCTGCCTACAGATACAGAGCACTTAGAAACCACGAGGATGGTACCGGTCCTCTGGCTTCGTATTTTAAGGGAGAAACATTGCATGGAAACGACACTGACGTTTTCACCTCTAACATGTATCTAGCAGAGGATCGTATTCTTTGTTGGGAACTGGTCGCGAAGAGGGATGAAAAGTGGGTTTTGAAGTATGTGCGAGCCGCAACTGGTGAGACAGATGTTCCAGATGCAATTCCCGAGTTTATTTCGCAACGTAGAAGATGGCTTAATGGTGCACTTTTCGCTGCTATTTACTCGTTGACCCATTTCAGACAAGTCTGGAAAACCGATCACTCATTTACAAGAAAGTTCTTCCTCCACGTTGAATTTCTATATCAATTCATCCAACTCATTTTTACATTTTTTTCGTTGGCAAACTATTACCTAGCCTTTTACTTCGTTGCCGGATCTCTTGCTGGTAGTCAACCGGTTGTTATTCCAAACAATGGTGCTGAGTAcattttcttgatcttcaaGTATATCTTGATTTCGGTCATCGCTGCTTTGTTCGTTTTGTCTCTCGGTAACAGACCACAGGGTGCTCATGGACTGTTCATGACCTGCATGATTTTGCTTTCCATTGTGTCTGCTTTCGCAACCGGCTGTGGTCTTTACTTTGTCATTGAGACTCTGAGAAACTCGGGAGATGGCGTGACTGTTGGAAACAACGTGTTTACCACCATTATCGTATCTCTAGCTTCAACCTATGGACTTTATGCTCTAATGTCATTCCTTTACTTTGATCCGTGGCACGTCTTTACCTCCAGTTTGCAGTACTTCTTCCTTTTGCCAAGCTATGTCTGTACTCTGCAAATCTACGCCTTCTGTAATACTCATGATGTCACCTGGGGTACAAAGGGTGACAACGAGCAAAAGATGGATTTGGgttctgctgttgtcaagACAGAGGCTGGAAAAGATGTCGTTGAAATCGAAATGCCCTCTGAGCAacttgatattgatagtGGATACGAAGAGGCTCTTCACAACCTTCGTGAACGTACGAGAATCCCTGAAGCCCCTGCTAACCAGCTTACTGTCCAACAAGATTACTACCGTGAAGTCAGAACCAGAGTTGTGCTCGTTTGGATGATTTCCAACGCACTACTTGCAATGATCATGACCCAGGTATTCGGACTTGATAGTACTAACAACAACGTTTACTTAAAGATCATCCTGTGGTCAGTGGCAGGCCTGGCCCTGTTTAGAGCCATCGGATCCTCTGCATACCTTGTTCAAAGCGGTGTGAAATACCTTTCAGAGACCAAGAACAGGACTATGAATAGAAGACGCAAGCCAATTATTACTGGCCAAAAGTAA
- the SCO1 gene encoding Sco1p (Copper-binding protein of mitochondrial inner membrane; required for cytochrome c oxidase activity and respiration; may function to deliver copper to cytochrome c oxidase; similar to thioredoxins; SCO1 has a paralog, SCO2, that arose from the whole genome duplication; GO_component: GO:0016021 - integral component of membrane [Evidence IEA]; GO_component: GO:0016020 - membrane [Evidence IEA]; GO_component: GO:0005743 - mitochondrial inner membrane [Evidence IEA,IEA,IEA]; GO_component: GO:0005743 - mitochondrial inner membrane [Evidence IDA] [PMID 1944230]; GO_component: GO:0005739 - mitochondrion [Evidence IEA]; GO_component: GO:0005739 - mitochondrion [Evidence IDA] [PMID 16823961]; GO_function: GO:0005507 - copper ion binding [Evidence IEA]; GO_function: GO:0005507 - copper ion binding [Evidence IDA] [PMID 11546815]; GO_function: GO:0046872 - metal ion binding [Evidence IEA]; GO_function: GO:0008379 - thioredoxin peroxidase activity [Evidence ISS] [PMID 10954195]; GO_process: GO:0006878 - cellular copper ion homeostasis [Evidence IEA]; GO_process: GO:0006825 - copper ion transport [Evidence IEA]; GO_process: GO:0006825 - copper ion transport [Evidence IGI,ISS] [PMID 8662933]; GO_process: GO:0006461 - protein complex assembly [Evidence IMP] [PMID 2835635]; GO_process: GO:0008535 - respiratory chain complex IV assembly [Evidence IEA]; GO_process: GO:0051775 - response to redox state [Evidence ISS] [PMID 15659396]), producing MSLTLGKGCIPWLGNRVLITGARSSRLISSCRPLLNSSKVPGSSQPDQTNQTIESNESKSSASHIADNGTARHGFDPKKPRKPLSRIALGQEPGKQGPISSARQPGFINWTAAGIFLAVGGGLTWYFQREKKRIAIRKEEEANQSVGMPSIGGPFSLIDQNGNKFTDKDMLGKFALLYFGFSMCPDICPEELENMSNILDDINKPGEEHRLLPVFITCDPNRDSPEVLKAYLAEFHPDIIGLTGSYEDIKQTCKEYRVYFSTPPDLKAGDEYLVDHSIFFYLMDPEGRFVEALGKNYTPEQVNERIKSHMDAWVPQSQREQKSKGFLSGLFS from the coding sequence ATGTCTCTCACACTTGGCAAAGGCTGTATACCTTGGTTAGGCAACAGAGTACTTATTACTGGTGCTAGATCTTCTCGTTTAATATCCTCATGTCGACCTCTTCTGAACTCAAGTAAAGTTCCAGGGTCATCGCAGCCAGATCAAACTAATCAGACAATCGAATCAAACGAATCCAAAAGTTCTGCTTCTCATATTGCAGATAATGGTACCGCTCGTCATGGATTCGATCCTAAAAAACCTCGAAAACCTTTGAGCAGAATTGCATTGGGTCAAGAGCCTGGCAAGCAGGGACCTATCTCGTCAGCCAGACAACCTGGTTTCATTAACTGGACTGCGGCTGGTATTTTCTTGGCTGTTGGCGGTGGTTTGACTTGGTATTTCCAGCGcgaaaagaagagaattgCTATTCgaaaggaagaagaagctaaTCAGAGTGTGGGCATGCCGTCTATTGGCGGTCCTTTCAGTTTGATTGATCAGAACGGCAACAAGTTTACTGATAAAGATATGCTTGGTAAATTTGCTCTGCTGTATTTTGGTTTCTCCATGTGTCCAGATATCTGTcctgaagagcttgaaaacATGTCGAACATCCTCGACGATATCAACAAACCAGGCGAAGAGCACCGTCTACTACCAGTATTCATCACCTGTGATCCTAACCGAGATTCACCAGAAGTGCTTAAAGCATATCTAGCAGAGTTCCATCCCGATATCATTGGCCTGACTGGTTCGTACGAAGATATCAAACAGACCTGTAAAGAGTATCGGGTGTACTTCTCGACACCTCCCGATCTCAAGGCCGGAGACGAGTACCTGGTCGACCACTCGATCTTCTTCTACCTCATGGACCCAGAGGGCCGTTTTGTCGAAGCCCTCGGAAAAAACTACACTCCAGAACAAGTCAACGAGCGAATCAAAAGCCACATGGACGCCTGGGTCCCGCAATCGCAGCGTGAACAGAAATCCAAGGGTTTCCTCTCCGGCTTGTTCTCCTAA